Proteins from one Halopseudomonas pelagia genomic window:
- a CDS encoding ArnT family glycosyltransferase: MVSAGLGLREPSNVDEERFLGVALEMIQGNDWLIPHRAGQIYPDKPPLFMWAIASLIEIGIPPIIALFLPALLACVVATACLYDLGSRIWNRRIGIIASLLFLATYQTYSVQRAGQIDGFLLLWIVIGFYGMVRHLLLGPAWGWFYLSCAAMGFGIISKGVGFLPALMLIPYAYAVRRGWQGVAVMPGRGRAWALGLLITLAAIATWLVPLAIKVVFFGDAAEHDYLYEILLTQTAERYVDAWHHREPFWYFFAEVIPKNWLPLVLLLPWLVPAWRRELNKRDGRYLVLIGWVVLVLIFFSLSSGKRKLYIYPAVPGLVLAMAPLLPWLLRHWFVGHPRRRRIFVGLALFWFCAWFARGFVEPVVVGGNKRQELMADVAERTGDADLVLTNWREGHWLYARQPLVHFGMAGANQAERAVEWLRGHPDDYAMIRPYDLSRCFLEDKAEHISDGDEEDWYLVQADADNGKCQDTLVTDPIYRFAWDRPLE; the protein is encoded by the coding sequence ATGGTCAGTGCCGGCCTTGGCTTGCGGGAGCCATCGAATGTCGATGAAGAGCGTTTTCTCGGTGTTGCTCTGGAGATGATTCAAGGCAATGACTGGTTGATTCCCCATCGTGCCGGCCAAATCTACCCAGACAAGCCGCCGCTGTTCATGTGGGCCATTGCCTCGCTGATCGAGATCGGCATACCGCCAATCATAGCGCTGTTCCTGCCGGCGCTGCTGGCGTGTGTGGTCGCGACGGCCTGTCTGTACGATCTTGGCTCACGCATATGGAATCGCCGTATCGGGATCATTGCGTCCTTATTATTTCTTGCCACATATCAGACCTACAGCGTTCAGCGGGCGGGGCAGATCGACGGTTTCCTTTTGCTATGGATTGTCATTGGCTTCTACGGCATGGTGCGGCATCTGTTGCTGGGACCGGCATGGGGCTGGTTCTATCTGTCCTGTGCGGCGATGGGTTTCGGTATTATAAGCAAGGGCGTGGGTTTTCTGCCTGCCCTTATGCTCATCCCCTACGCCTACGCCGTTCGGCGGGGCTGGCAGGGCGTGGCGGTCATGCCCGGACGAGGGCGGGCGTGGGCACTGGGGTTGTTGATAACACTCGCGGCCATTGCCACCTGGCTGGTGCCGCTGGCCATCAAGGTGGTATTTTTTGGTGACGCGGCCGAACACGATTATCTTTATGAAATTCTTCTGACGCAGACCGCCGAGCGCTACGTCGATGCCTGGCATCATCGGGAGCCGTTCTGGTATTTCTTCGCGGAGGTGATTCCCAAGAACTGGTTGCCCCTGGTGCTACTGCTGCCCTGGCTGGTTCCCGCCTGGCGCCGCGAGCTGAACAAGCGGGACGGCCGTTATCTGGTGCTGATCGGCTGGGTGGTACTGGTTCTGATCTTCTTCAGCCTGAGTTCGGGTAAGCGCAAACTCTATATCTATCCTGCGGTACCCGGTCTGGTGCTGGCCATGGCGCCCCTTCTGCCCTGGCTGCTGCGTCACTGGTTCGTAGGGCATCCACGCAGACGGAGGATTTTTGTCGGCCTTGCCCTTTTCTGGTTCTGTGCCTGGTTTGCCCGCGGGTTCGTCGAACCGGTGGTGGTGGGCGGCAACAAACGCCAGGAGCTGATGGCTGATGTGGCGGAAAGAACCGGCGATGCCGATCTGGTTCTGACCAACTGGCGCGAGGGCCACTGGCTCTATGCTCGTCAGCCGCTGGTCCATTTCGGTATGGCGGGCGCCAATCAGGCGGAGCGAGCTGTGGAATGGCTGCGGGGGCATCCGGACGACTATGCCATGATCAGACCCTATGATCTTTCCAGGTGCTTTCTGGAAGACAAGGCAGAGCACATCAGCGATGGCGACGAAGAGGACTGGTATCTTGTCCAGGCAGACGCAGATAACGGCAAATGCCAGGATACATTGGTGACAGATCCGATTTATCGCTTCGCCTGGGATAGACCGCTTGAGTAG
- a CDS encoding YbfB/YjiJ family MFS transporter, with the protein MAESGRLAAINYVGYLSGALLASFISDLRLKDLLYRWGIVLVVASTILVATTTHFWIRGISVMWSAFPALQACCWEVP; encoded by the coding sequence GTGGCCGAGTCGGGTCGGCTGGCAGCAATTAATTACGTTGGCTATCTGAGCGGCGCCTTGCTGGCGTCGTTCATCAGTGATCTGCGACTCAAGGACCTGTTATATCGTTGGGGTATCGTGCTTGTGGTCGCCAGCACGATCCTGGTGGCGACGACCACCCATTTCTGGATCCGGGGCATATCCGTTATGTGGTCGGCCTTTCCAGCGCTGCAGGCGTGTTGCTGGGAAGTGCCCTGA
- a CDS encoding OmpW/AlkL family protein, translated as MKPKIISKVSLVAFLLLSLAASLANAQSEPVYSRGDWVVGLNATRVLTDEDLRSASAGGAPVPHSNLSINNDTTVSFDVSYFLSNQLAFNIFGGIPASADLQGEESLSGLFLGQTDYGPVILSLQYHVLTGSNISPYFGAGVGRIFFLDEKDRALTSFDVEDTWSAAVQAGFRWKMSNNWSTNFDVRYAPFKADITGNLGPAAVEAEVKVNPVIVSIGIAHRL; from the coding sequence ATGAAACCTAAAATAATTAGTAAAGTCTCGTTAGTGGCGTTCCTTTTACTTTCACTTGCTGCGAGCCTGGCCAACGCTCAATCTGAGCCGGTTTACAGTAGAGGTGACTGGGTGGTTGGGCTGAATGCCACTAGAGTTCTAACCGATGAAGATTTGCGATCAGCCTCTGCGGGGGGTGCCCCCGTTCCACATTCCAACCTGTCTATTAACAACGATACGACCGTTTCATTCGACGTGTCGTATTTTCTGAGTAATCAGCTGGCATTTAATATTTTTGGCGGCATTCCCGCTAGTGCGGACCTTCAGGGCGAAGAGTCTCTCTCCGGTCTTTTTCTTGGTCAAACAGATTATGGTCCGGTAATTCTTTCGCTTCAGTATCATGTCTTGACGGGTAGCAACATCTCTCCGTACTTTGGAGCGGGTGTAGGACGGATTTTCTTTTTAGATGAGAAGGATCGCGCATTAACTAGCTTCGACGTCGAAGATACTTGGTCTGCTGCAGTTCAGGCCGGTTTCCGCTGGAAAATGTCCAATAACTGGTCGACAAATTTTGACGTTAGATATGCACCCTTCAAAGCGGATATCACCGGCAACTTGGGTCCAGCTGCTGTTGAGGCAGAAGTGAAAGTTAATCCCGTTATCGTAAGCATCGGTATCGCACACCGATTATAA
- a CDS encoding AMP-binding enzyme, which yields MTIRDRSKDIIKSGGEWISTVELEGIAMGHSAINEAAVVAASHDKWDERPILLAVKIPDANITEEELLAHYQGKVAKWQIPDRAIFVEGLPRNATGKVLKNQLRSEYGEVLVNKPAS from the coding sequence ATGACAATACGTGACCGCTCAAAAGATATTATTAAATCTGGTGGTGAATGGATATCTACAGTCGAATTGGAGGGAATCGCAATGGGCCATTCTGCCATCAATGAAGCTGCCGTAGTGGCGGCCTCCCATGATAAATGGGACGAACGCCCGATCCTGTTGGCAGTAAAAATACCCGACGCAAATATTACTGAGGAGGAACTTCTTGCTCATTATCAGGGGAAAGTCGCCAAGTGGCAGATCCCGGATCGCGCGATCTTTGTGGAAGGATTGCCACGCAATGCCACTGGGAAAGTATTAAAAAACCAGCTGCGTTCTGAGTATGGGGAAGTACTAGTCAATAAACCGGCAAGCTAG
- a CDS encoding IS3 family transposase (programmed frameshift) has product MKTSRFTDSQIMAILKQAESGIPVPELCREHGMSSASFYKWRAKFGGMDTSMIKRMKELEDENRRLKKMYAEERLKSELRKEALEGKVVKPSLRREMAQKTVAAGRCSIRLACVAFSVSESCYRYQARLNSENSEIADLLVRLTHNQRNWGFGLCFLYLRNVKGYLWNHKRVYRIYRELELNLRIKPRKRLVREKPEPLAVPTVINASWSMDFMHDQLEDGRSYRLFNVIDDYNREGLGIEVDLSLPSERVIRALDQIIEWRGKPVQIRCDNGPEYISATLAAWAEKQGIALAFIQPGNPQQNAYIERYNRTVRYDWLAQYLFDSIEEVQEYATRWLWTYNNERPNMALGGITPRQKLAMVA; this is encoded by the exons ATGAAGACATCACGTTTTACCGACAGCCAGATCATGGCGATTCTGAAACAAGCCGAGAGCGGCATACCGGTGCCGGAGCTCTGCCGCGAACACGGTATGAGCAGTGCCAGTTTTTACAAGTGGCGAGCGAAATTCGGCGGCATGGATACGTCCATGATCAAGCGCATGAAAGAGCTAGAAGATGAGAACCGGCGGCTGAAAAAAATGTACGCCGAAGAGCGCCTCAAATCCGAGTTACGCAAGGAGGCTCTTGAGG GGAAAGTGGTAAAGCCATCTCTTCGCCGCGAGATGGCGCAAAAAACTGTTGCAGCTGGTCGCTGTAGTATTCGCCTGGCCTGTGTAGCCTTCAGTGTCAGTGAGTCCTGCTATCGCTACCAGGCCAGGCTCAACAGTGAGAATTCCGAGATCGCGGACCTTCTGGTTCGGTTGACCCATAACCAGCGCAACTGGGGTTTTGGATTGTGTTTTCTGTATCTGCGCAACGTAAAGGGATACCTCTGGAACCATAAACGTGTTTATCGAATTTATCGGGAACTGGAACTGAACCTGCGCATCAAGCCCCGTAAACGCTTGGTACGCGAGAAACCCGAGCCACTCGCGGTGCCCACGGTAATCAATGCCAGCTGGTCTATGGACTTCATGCACGACCAGTTAGAAGATGGTCGCAGCTACCGGCTGTTCAATGTGATTGACGATTACAACCGGGAAGGTCTTGGCATTGAAGTAGACCTGTCGCTGCCTTCTGAGCGCGTCATACGGGCTCTGGATCAGATCATTGAATGGCGAGGAAAGCCCGTCCAGATCCGCTGTGACAATGGACCGGAATACATCAGTGCTACGCTGGCTGCCTGGGCTGAGAAGCAGGGCATTGCACTGGCCTTTATCCAGCCCGGCAACCCGCAGCAGAATGCGTACATCGAGCGCTACAATCGCACCGTGCGCTACGACTGGCTGGCCCAATACCTGTTCGACTCCATTGAGGAGGTTCAGGAATATGCAACTCGGTGGCTATGGACCTACAATAATGAACGGCCAAACATGGCCTTGGGTGGTATCACGCCCCGACAGAAGTTGGCCATGGTGGCCTGA
- a CDS encoding AMP-binding protein — MTPDTRVNQLPKRQEINVLGQMMNMELTVNSLIDHAARYHGDAEIVSIGTDGNPSRSYWATVSERSRQLASALRTAGYVQGDRCATICWNNVGHLECYLGISGGGMVCHTINPRLFPEQLVYVINNAQDKVIFFDKTFLPIVSKIRDRLETVEKFALMSEPDEEIAAQFPGLLFYEEFLQRGTPNANWPEIAENQASSLCYTSGTTGNPKGVLYSHRSTVLHALVAAQPDALNLSARDVVMPVVPMFHVNAWGVPYITAMVGAKLVLPGPGLDGESLVKLIDSESVTIALGVPTIWQGLLSALDELGSSAQSLKRTVIGGSACPPSMMSEFRGKYGVEVVHAWGMTETSPIGTVNALLSKHNTLSEEGRNKIRESQGRPPYGVQLKIVGEDGHQLPEDAIAQGNLRVIPPKNSGD, encoded by the coding sequence ATGACGCCAGATACTCGCGTCAACCAACTACCAAAACGACAGGAGATAAACGTGCTTGGCCAAATGATGAACATGGAACTCACCGTGAATTCCTTGATCGACCATGCTGCTCGCTACCATGGAGACGCTGAGATTGTGTCGATAGGAACGGATGGAAATCCCAGTCGATCTTACTGGGCAACTGTTTCGGAGCGGTCGCGACAACTTGCGTCAGCGCTTCGAACGGCAGGCTATGTCCAGGGGGATCGGTGCGCGACTATTTGTTGGAATAACGTAGGACACCTAGAGTGTTATCTTGGCATCTCTGGTGGCGGGATGGTGTGTCACACCATTAACCCGCGACTGTTTCCAGAACAACTCGTTTACGTTATCAATAATGCTCAAGACAAAGTCATATTCTTTGACAAAACGTTCCTTCCGATTGTTTCAAAAATCCGAGACCGACTGGAGACGGTTGAGAAATTTGCATTGATGTCCGAACCGGACGAAGAAATTGCAGCACAATTTCCAGGATTGTTGTTTTATGAAGAGTTTCTCCAGCGAGGAACGCCTAACGCGAATTGGCCTGAAATCGCCGAAAACCAGGCCTCAAGCCTCTGCTATACATCGGGCACCACCGGAAATCCCAAAGGGGTGCTCTATTCACACCGCTCCACCGTTCTGCACGCGCTGGTAGCTGCTCAACCCGACGCACTGAATTTATCGGCACGGGACGTGGTGATGCCGGTTGTTCCTATGTTTCACGTAAATGCGTGGGGGGTACCCTACATTACGGCGATGGTTGGAGCCAAACTTGTGTTGCCTGGTCCTGGCCTGGATGGGGAAAGTTTGGTCAAGCTGATCGATTCAGAAAGCGTAACGATTGCGCTGGGTGTGCCTACGATTTGGCAGGGACTTCTGTCGGCTTTGGACGAGCTTGGCTCCTCGGCACAGTCGCTTAAACGGACGGTGATAGGGGGTAGCGCTTGTCCGCCCTCAATGATGTCGGAGTTTCGTGGTAAATATGGCGTAGAAGTTGTCCATGCATGGGGAATGACAGAAACATCACCGATCGGAACCGTCAACGCACTGCTGTCGAAACACAATACTCTTTCGGAAGAAGGAAGAAACAAAATCCGTGAAAGCCAGGGACGGCCTCCCTACGGGGTGCAGCTCAAAATTGTGGGAGAAGACGGTCATCAACTGCCCGAAGATGCCATTGCTCAGGGAAATCTCCGGGTAATCCCCCCAAAAAACAGCGGTGATTAG
- a CDS encoding GMC family oxidoreductase has translation MYDYIIVGAGSAGCILANRLTADPSKRVALLEAGPRDKNPFIHMPIGIALLSNSKKLNWALETEPQEHLKGRRLFWPRGKTLGGSSSINAMVYIRGHKADYDHWGQVAGTDLWGWDRALKLFRRLEDNKRFGADSYHGEGGELTVSELKSVNPLSRDFVRAAPHVELPINTDFNGETQDGLGLYQVTQKNGRRWSSAQAFLRVAENRPNLDVLTDARVTRVVMDGKRAVGVTLNQGGEYRQLRLNNGGDVILSGGAVNSPQLLMLSGIGDSEELRKHGIPLVHHLPEVGQNLVDHLDITIMHAANSRVPIGVAPSFLFRGVSALFLYIFARRGFLTSNVAESGGFVKSEGSCERPNVQFHFLPTYLKDHGRKVMAGYGYTLHICDLMPRSRGFIGLKSPDPLADPLIQPNYLSNPEDIKTMISAVKFGRRILGAPTMALHSKREIKPGNSVSSDGQIADFIRENAETIYHPVGTCRMGADTDSVVDPELKVRGIEGLRVVDASIMPSLVAGNTNAPTMMIAENAADILLGNV, from the coding sequence ATGTACGATTACATTATTGTCGGTGCGGGATCGGCGGGTTGTATATTGGCTAATCGGCTTACGGCGGACCCCTCAAAGCGAGTGGCATTGCTAGAAGCGGGCCCAAGGGATAAGAACCCGTTCATACATATGCCGATAGGTATTGCACTCCTTTCCAATAGTAAAAAACTGAATTGGGCTCTTGAAACCGAACCTCAAGAACATCTGAAGGGACGCCGCTTGTTTTGGCCTCGTGGAAAAACACTTGGCGGCTCTTCTTCTATCAACGCCATGGTTTATATCAGAGGTCACAAAGCCGATTATGACCACTGGGGTCAAGTTGCCGGGACCGACCTGTGGGGCTGGGATCGCGCATTAAAATTGTTTCGTCGACTGGAAGATAATAAACGTTTTGGCGCAGATTCTTACCATGGGGAGGGCGGTGAGCTCACCGTAAGTGAACTCAAATCAGTCAATCCGTTGAGTCGAGATTTTGTCCGAGCGGCACCTCATGTAGAGCTCCCGATAAACACAGACTTTAATGGAGAGACGCAAGACGGATTGGGACTCTACCAAGTGACACAAAAAAATGGTCGGCGTTGGAGTTCAGCGCAGGCATTTCTGCGTGTCGCGGAGAACCGGCCTAATCTTGATGTGCTAACGGACGCGCGGGTAACCCGGGTGGTAATGGACGGTAAGCGGGCAGTCGGCGTGACCCTGAACCAGGGGGGCGAATATCGCCAGCTTAGACTCAATAACGGTGGTGACGTCATATTGTCTGGTGGTGCGGTTAATTCACCACAACTACTTATGCTTTCGGGAATCGGTGATAGCGAAGAGCTTAGAAAACACGGGATCCCCCTTGTGCATCATCTTCCTGAGGTCGGCCAGAATCTGGTTGATCATTTGGATATTACGATCATGCACGCGGCGAACTCACGTGTGCCCATTGGCGTTGCTCCCAGTTTCCTGTTTCGGGGCGTGAGCGCATTATTCTTATATATCTTTGCGCGACGTGGATTTCTTACCAGTAATGTTGCCGAGTCCGGAGGCTTTGTTAAATCCGAGGGCTCGTGCGAACGGCCAAATGTGCAATTCCACTTTTTGCCAACTTACCTGAAGGATCATGGACGAAAAGTGATGGCCGGGTATGGGTACACTTTGCATATTTGCGATCTAATGCCCAGAAGCCGCGGTTTTATTGGCCTCAAAAGCCCTGACCCATTGGCCGACCCGTTGATTCAGCCCAATTATCTCAGTAACCCCGAAGACATCAAAACAATGATCTCGGCCGTTAAATTTGGACGACGGATACTCGGGGCACCAACAATGGCTTTACATAGTAAACGCGAAATTAAGCCCGGAAACTCGGTGTCTTCGGACGGTCAGATTGCGGACTTTATCCGGGAAAATGCAGAGACTATTTACCACCCCGTTGGCACTTGTCGTATGGGCGCGGATACGGATTCAGTCGTTGATCCGGAATTGAAAGTCAGAGGGATTGAAGGGCTAAGAGTTGTCGATGCCTCGATAATGCCCAGTTTGGTTGCCGGTAACACCAACGCACCCACCATGATGATCGCCGAAAATGCAGCCGACATCCTCCTGGGAAATGTTTAG
- a CDS encoding aldehyde dehydrogenase family protein has protein sequence MQIASLAEAGVINVLTSDTIDSTFAALQRSQLARRGSFTLEARIAQIDQLRDSIKRYESKIIAACAADFRKPAPEVKLTELLPVLQEIRHTKKHLRKWMRPKRVAASVGVIGMKSYVRPEPKGVCLIIAPWNYPLNLALGPLVSALAAGNGAIIKPSEMTPHTSKVIANIVAETFPPDLVSVIEGDATVVQKLLALPFDHIFFTGISAVGKVVMQAAAKNLSSVTLELGGKSPTIVGPDANIKRAARSIVWGKFSNNGQTCIAPDNVFVHVNIADQFNKALKKEIGRVYGKTPEAQKSTADYCRIVNQRHFQRVSSLIDDAKRKGARVFEGGITDTKENFIGPTLISNVTSDMDISREELFGPILPVIEFNDIDLVIKKINDNPKPLALYVFAKSESFARDIIERTSSGAAGVNLTVVHFLHPGLPFGGVNNSGIGAAHGEYGFRAFSHEKALMEDKYSLIHLLFPPYTARVRRFIDAALRILS, from the coding sequence ATGCAGATTGCTAGTCTAGCTGAGGCTGGGGTGATCAATGTGTTAACCAGCGATACGATTGATTCAACGTTCGCGGCCCTACAGCGGTCGCAACTAGCGCGTCGCGGAAGTTTCACCTTAGAGGCTCGAATAGCGCAGATCGACCAGCTGCGGGATTCAATTAAACGCTACGAGTCAAAGATCATTGCGGCTTGCGCGGCGGATTTTCGAAAACCCGCGCCAGAGGTCAAATTAACTGAACTCCTGCCAGTTCTTCAGGAAATTCGACACACTAAAAAACACTTGCGTAAATGGATGCGTCCGAAGCGAGTGGCTGCGTCCGTTGGTGTTATTGGTATGAAATCTTATGTTCGGCCAGAACCAAAGGGAGTGTGCCTGATTATCGCCCCGTGGAATTATCCGCTCAATCTTGCGCTCGGACCTCTCGTTTCAGCGCTGGCTGCAGGGAACGGAGCCATCATCAAACCCTCGGAAATGACACCCCATACATCAAAGGTGATTGCCAACATTGTCGCTGAAACCTTCCCTCCCGATCTGGTTTCCGTGATTGAAGGTGATGCCACGGTAGTGCAGAAACTTTTGGCCTTACCCTTCGATCATATATTCTTCACGGGCATTTCTGCGGTAGGTAAGGTGGTCATGCAAGCTGCTGCCAAAAACCTTTCTTCAGTGACACTGGAACTGGGGGGTAAGTCCCCGACCATTGTCGGTCCAGATGCCAACATAAAGAGGGCTGCAAGAAGCATTGTCTGGGGTAAGTTTTCTAATAATGGACAGACCTGCATCGCCCCAGACAATGTTTTTGTACACGTTAATATTGCAGATCAATTTAATAAAGCGCTGAAAAAAGAAATTGGGCGAGTCTATGGAAAAACACCAGAAGCCCAAAAATCGACCGCCGACTATTGTCGGATTGTAAATCAACGCCATTTTCAGCGAGTTTCAAGCCTGATAGACGATGCCAAAAGAAAAGGTGCAAGAGTCTTTGAAGGCGGTATTACAGATACTAAAGAGAACTTTATTGGACCGACGTTGATTTCAAATGTAACCAGCGACATGGATATTTCACGTGAGGAGTTATTCGGCCCGATCTTACCCGTTATTGAATTCAATGATATTGATCTGGTTATTAAGAAAATCAACGATAACCCTAAACCGTTGGCGCTTTACGTATTCGCGAAAAGCGAGTCTTTTGCCAGGGATATTATCGAGCGAACGAGTTCCGGCGCAGCAGGAGTCAACCTTACCGTCGTACACTTTTTACATCCGGGTCTGCCATTTGGTGGAGTTAATAATTCCGGGATAGGGGCAGCACACGGTGAATACGGTTTCCGCGCTTTTTCGCATGAAAAGGCGTTGATGGAGGATAAATATTCTCTTATACATCTTCTTTTTCCACCCTATACAGCCCGGGTCCGGCGTTTTATAGATGCTGCCCTTCGTATTCTGAGCTGA
- a CDS encoding rubredoxin, producing MAKYQCPDCGYVYAEVVGDPREGFPAGTTWGKIPEDWSCPDCAVRDKVDFVAVQEANSELSVSSTNTAVRLASQVKTEGGSQKETDRSTPSAKHKTKPKSKPKPTSLKWSKDSTQKNTYRKWVCITCGHIYDEYLGDEAEGFPPGTRFEDIPDDWCCPDCGATKEDYVLYED from the coding sequence ATGGCTAAATATCAATGCCCGGACTGTGGTTATGTATACGCCGAAGTCGTTGGTGATCCGCGCGAAGGCTTTCCTGCAGGAACGACATGGGGAAAAATTCCTGAAGACTGGTCCTGTCCAGACTGTGCCGTCAGGGATAAGGTTGACTTTGTTGCGGTTCAAGAAGCGAACTCGGAACTTTCGGTGTCCTCAACCAATACAGCGGTTCGCCTTGCCAGCCAGGTTAAGACCGAGGGAGGCTCGCAGAAAGAAACGGACAGATCTACTCCTTCAGCTAAACATAAGACAAAGCCCAAATCGAAACCAAAGCCTACCTCTTTAAAATGGTCTAAAGACTCAACTCAAAAAAATACCTATCGAAAGTGGGTCTGCATCACTTGCGGCCATATCTATGATGAATATCTCGGAGATGAAGCCGAAGGGTTCCCTCCCGGCACGCGCTTTGAAGACATTCCAGACGATTGGTGCTGTCCGGACTGTGGTGCCACAAAAGAGGACTATGTCCTCTATGAAGACTAA
- a CDS encoding alkane 1-monooxygenase yields MSMSENVLTTESLQRDPDAEGYVDRKRHLWVLSVLWPATPLIGLYLVSQTGWSIWYGLVLILWYGAVPLIDAMFGEDFSNPPESAVPRLEQDRYYRVLTYLTVPIHYAALIVSAWWVSTQPMSVFEFLALALSLGIVNGLALNTGHELGHKKETFDRWMAKLVLAVVGYGHFFIEHNKGHHRDVATPMDPATSRMGESIYSFSLREIPGAFKRAWDLEEQRLSRCGKSVWSLENEVLQPMILTTVLYAGLLAFFGPLMLIFLPIQMAFGWWQLTSANYIEHYGLLREKMSDGRYERQQPHHSWNSNHIMSNLILFHLQRHSDHHAHPTRSYQSLRDFKDLPSLPSGYPGMFLAAMFPSWFRSIMDRRVLDWAKGDLDKIQIQPGKREFYERKFGAANSESVDTAGAK; encoded by the coding sequence ATGTCAATGTCAGAAAATGTCTTAACAACAGAGTCTCTTCAGAGAGACCCTGATGCCGAAGGTTATGTGGACAGAAAACGCCACCTGTGGGTCCTTTCTGTCCTGTGGCCAGCGACGCCTCTTATTGGCCTTTATTTGGTATCCCAGACTGGATGGAGCATCTGGTACGGATTGGTGTTGATCCTTTGGTATGGCGCAGTTCCCTTGATAGATGCCATGTTTGGAGAGGATTTTTCCAACCCCCCCGAGTCGGCTGTGCCTCGGCTTGAACAGGATCGTTACTACCGGGTACTGACCTACTTGACTGTTCCTATTCACTATGCCGCCTTGATTGTCAGTGCCTGGTGGGTATCCACGCAACCAATGAGTGTTTTCGAGTTTCTGGCATTGGCCCTTTCCCTGGGAATCGTGAATGGCCTGGCTCTGAACACAGGCCACGAACTCGGCCATAAAAAAGAAACGTTTGACCGTTGGATGGCCAAGCTTGTCCTCGCCGTGGTCGGATATGGTCACTTCTTCATTGAGCATAATAAGGGACATCACCGTGATGTGGCGACGCCGATGGACCCCGCGACATCCCGCATGGGTGAGTCCATTTACTCATTCTCACTGCGTGAAATTCCGGGTGCTTTCAAGCGGGCATGGGATTTAGAGGAACAACGCCTCAGTCGTTGTGGAAAAAGTGTCTGGAGTCTGGAGAATGAGGTTCTTCAGCCCATGATTTTGACCACTGTGCTTTATGCGGGATTGCTGGCATTTTTTGGTCCGCTAATGCTGATATTTTTGCCCATTCAAATGGCCTTTGGCTGGTGGCAGTTGACAAGCGCCAATTACATTGAGCATTACGGATTGCTACGGGAAAAGATGTCGGATGGGCGTTATGAGCGTCAACAACCGCATCACTCATGGAACTCCAATCATATTATGTCGAACCTGATTCTGTTTCATTTGCAACGACATTCCGACCATCACGCTCATCCTACGAGGTCATATCAATCGCTTCGCGATTTCAAAGACCTCCCTTCCTTACCTTCGGGATACCCCGGAATGTTTCTGGCAGCAATGTTTCCCTCTTGGTTTCGTTCGATAATGGACCGTCGGGTACTGGATTGGGCTAAAGGAGATCTCGATAAGATTCAGATTCAACCCGGCAAGCGTGAATTCTATGAGCGTAAATTTGGAGCGGCTAATTCTGAATCAGTCGATACAGCAGGGGCTAAATGA